A stretch of Pseudomonas sp. LS.1a DNA encodes these proteins:
- a CDS encoding SdiA-regulated domain-containing protein, whose protein sequence is MTSQTLPAQRRRWWQRVNRWRQVAAVTLLAMGVLGIEAARSFWPQQLYAHLSNRWSGDTAPGQNIWLPAYQLAIDAKVVEQGLGNLSGITYDDDHDRLLAITNSYPMELLELSKSGDIQARYPLVGFEDAEGLAYLGKGRLAISDEQLQRLSVIPLPDHPQPIDASQAQWITLGINPTHSNKGFEGVTYDRQHDRLYAIKERAPRQLFEVTGLVDALNGGPLHLTVNDRRHWVKRSVFATDLSDGYYDARTGHLLLLSDQAKNISELDSDGRFVSIRSLRAAIGGLGRDAPQPEGITMDNAGNLYVVSEPNLFYRFSKP, encoded by the coding sequence ATGACCAGCCAGACCCTGCCGGCCCAGCGCCGGCGTTGGTGGCAGCGGGTAAACCGCTGGCGCCAGGTAGCCGCCGTGACGCTGCTGGCCATGGGTGTGCTCGGTATCGAGGCCGCCCGCTCGTTCTGGCCCCAGCAGCTCTACGCCCACCTGAGCAACCGCTGGAGCGGCGACACCGCACCCGGCCAGAACATCTGGCTACCGGCCTACCAGCTGGCGATCGACGCCAAGGTGGTGGAACAAGGCCTGGGCAACCTGTCCGGGATCACCTACGACGATGACCACGACCGCTTGCTGGCCATCACCAATAGCTACCCCATGGAGCTGCTGGAGCTGAGCAAGAGCGGCGACATCCAGGCCCGCTACCCGCTGGTGGGCTTCGAGGACGCCGAGGGGCTCGCCTACCTAGGCAAGGGTCGCCTGGCCATCAGTGACGAGCAGCTGCAACGGCTAAGCGTGATACCCCTGCCCGACCACCCGCAGCCAATCGACGCCAGCCAGGCCCAGTGGATCACCCTCGGCATCAACCCGACCCACAGCAACAAGGGCTTCGAGGGCGTGACCTACGACCGCCAGCACGACCGTCTGTACGCCATCAAGGAACGTGCCCCACGGCAGCTGTTCGAGGTAACCGGCCTGGTCGATGCCTTGAATGGCGGGCCCTTGCACCTCACCGTCAATGACCGGCGTCACTGGGTCAAGCGCAGTGTTTTCGCCACCGACCTGTCTGACGGCTACTACGACGCGCGCACGGGCCACCTGCTGCTGCTCAGCGACCAGGCGAAGAACATCAGCGAACTCGACAGCGATGGCCGCTTCGTCAGCATTCGCTCGCTGCGCGCCGCTATCGGTGGACTGGGCCGCGATGCACCGCAGCC
- a CDS encoding ArnT family glycosyltransferase, with the protein MPRFKTLRAERLALIALAVLLVGAGIGWRQPMNVDEERFLGVALEMLQSGNWFIPHRAAEIYGDKPPLFMWTVALFSHLTGSPKVALYLPGLLSAATITWVLHDLGQRLWHRRIGVIAALLFLATYQSYSILRTGQIDSFLCLWVALGFYGMVRHLLLGAAWGWFYLACAAMGLGMISKGVGFVPALMLLPYAWAVRQRWHGVVAMPGQGWRWSLGLLWLLAGCAVWLLPLLISIAHGGGAAELAYLKEILLRQTASRYANAWDHREPFWYFFVMVIPKYWLPLVLALPWLVPAWRRQLQKRDGRFLLLLGWVALVLLFFSLSSGKRKLYIFPALPGLVLAIAPLLPWLLKRWLQRRPAWRRAFTAVALAWFALWFARGFVEPLKEGRNPHETLMSEAARATGGADLVLVDWREGHWLFARQPIVHFGFTGQSKADAAAYWLRHNPTAFALIPASELGRCFAADKARRLGETSRAEWYVVGADADNGQCQATAPSHVYHFAWAHTPGNLQTAAEHPGK; encoded by the coding sequence TTGCCAAGGTTCAAGACGCTCAGGGCCGAACGCCTGGCCCTGATTGCCCTCGCGGTGTTGCTGGTAGGCGCGGGCATCGGCTGGCGCCAGCCGATGAATGTGGATGAGGAACGCTTTCTCGGCGTCGCCCTGGAAATGCTGCAGAGCGGCAACTGGTTCATTCCGCACCGGGCGGCGGAAATCTACGGCGACAAGCCGCCGCTGTTCATGTGGACCGTGGCCCTGTTCAGCCACCTGACCGGCTCGCCCAAGGTTGCCCTGTACCTGCCGGGGCTGCTGTCGGCGGCGACCATCACCTGGGTGCTGCATGACCTGGGGCAACGCCTGTGGCACCGGCGCATCGGCGTGATTGCCGCCTTGCTGTTCCTGGCCACCTACCAGAGCTACAGCATCCTGCGCACCGGGCAGATCGACAGCTTTCTGTGCCTGTGGGTGGCGCTGGGTTTCTACGGCATGGTTCGCCATCTGCTGCTGGGGGCGGCCTGGGGCTGGTTCTACCTGGCCTGCGCGGCCATGGGCCTGGGCATGATCAGCAAGGGCGTGGGCTTTGTGCCGGCGCTGATGCTGCTGCCCTATGCCTGGGCGGTGCGCCAGCGCTGGCACGGGGTGGTGGCCATGCCCGGCCAGGGTTGGCGCTGGAGCCTGGGGCTGCTGTGGTTGCTGGCCGGTTGCGCGGTGTGGCTGCTGCCACTGCTGATATCGATCGCCCATGGCGGTGGCGCGGCGGAGCTGGCCTACCTGAAGGAAATCCTGCTGCGCCAGACCGCCAGCCGTTATGCCAATGCCTGGGACCATCGCGAACCGTTCTGGTACTTCTTCGTCATGGTCATCCCCAAATACTGGCTGCCACTGGTGCTGGCCCTGCCCTGGCTGGTGCCGGCCTGGCGCCGGCAGCTGCAAAAACGCGACGGGCGCTTCCTGTTGCTGCTTGGCTGGGTGGCGCTGGTGCTGTTGTTTTTCAGCCTCAGCAGCGGCAAGCGCAAGCTGTACATCTTCCCGGCGCTGCCGGGCCTGGTGCTGGCCATCGCGCCACTGCTGCCGTGGCTGCTCAAGCGCTGGCTGCAGCGCCGACCGGCTTGGCGCAGGGCGTTCACTGCCGTGGCCCTGGCATGGTTCGCGCTGTGGTTCGCGCGCGGCTTCGTCGAGCCGCTGAAGGAAGGCCGCAACCCGCATGAGACCTTGATGAGTGAAGCCGCACGGGCCACCGGCGGCGCCGACTTGGTGCTGGTCGACTGGCGCGAGGGGCATTGGCTGTTTGCCCGGCAACCCATCGTGCACTTCGGCTTCACCGGCCAGTCCAAGGCAGATGCGGCCGCCTACTGGCTGCGCCACAATCCCACGGCCTTTGCCCTGATCCCGGCTTCGGAACTGGGCCGCTGCTTCGCTGCCGACAAGGCACGCAGGCTGGGCGAGACCTCGCGCGCCGAGTGGTATGTGGTCGGCGCCGATGCCGATAATGGCCAGTGCCAGGCCACAGCCCCAAGTCACGTCTACCACTTCGCCTGGGCGCACACGCCCGGCAACCTGCAAACCGCCGCGGAGCACCCCGGGAAATGA
- a CDS encoding lipid-A-disaccharide synthase N-terminal domain-containing protein has protein sequence MTRETLWLIIGFAGQAVFTGRFVLQWLYSELKRRSVIPVGFWYLSMLGSALLLTYAIYRQDPVFIIGQSFGFLVYLRNLQLIARHQEQKE, from the coding sequence ATGACCCGAGAAACCCTGTGGTTGATCATCGGCTTCGCCGGCCAGGCCGTGTTCACCGGGCGCTTCGTGTTGCAGTGGCTGTACAGCGAGTTGAAGCGACGCAGCGTGATCCCGGTGGGTTTCTGGTACCTGAGCATGCTCGGCAGCGCACTGCTGCTGACTTACGCCATCTATCGCCAGGACCCGGTGTTCATCATCGGCCAGAGCTTCGGCTTCCTGGTCTATCTGCGCAACCTGCAACTGATCGCCCGCCACCAGGAACAGAAGGAATAG